A single genomic interval of Prunus dulcis chromosome 5, ALMONDv2, whole genome shotgun sequence harbors:
- the LOC117627615 gene encoding 50S ribosomal protein L11, chloroplastic, translating into MASSVSSCHHVLSSFSSKKSSNPNNVKSQLSSSLWGSPISISSLFSSNLNTSLQFQTRRRLSVIAMAPPKAKPGGKAKKVIGMIKLALEAGKATPAPPVGPALGSKGVNIMAFCKDYNARTADKAGYVIPVEITVYDDKSFTFILKTPPASVLLLKAAGVEKGSKDPQLEKVGKVTIDQLRTIAQEKLPDLNCTTIESAMRIIAGTAANMGIDVDPPVLEPKKKEVLL; encoded by the exons ATGGCGTCCTCCGTGTCTTCCTGTCACCATGTCctttcctctttctcttcaaaGAAGAGCAGCAACCCAAACAATGTGAAAAGTCAGCTCTCTTCTTCGCTTTGGGGCTCTCCCATAAGCATAAGCAGCTTGTTCTCTTCAAACCTCAACACGTCCCTGCAATTCCAAACTCGGAGACGTCTCAGTGTCATCGCCATGGCTCCCCCAAAAGCCAAGCCCGGTGGAAAAGCCAAGAAGG TAATTGGAATGATAAAGCTAGCATTGGAGGCCGGAAAGGCCACACCCGCTCCACCAGTTGGCCCTGCTCTGGGTTCTAAGGGTGTCAATATCATGGCTTTTTGTAAGGATTACAATGCCAGGACAGCGGACAAGGCTGGTTATGTCATTCCAGTTGAAATCACCGTCTATGAT GATAAGAGTTTCACTTTCATATTGAAGACCCCACCTGCTTCGGTTTTGCTGCTTAAGGCCGCAG GAGTGGAGAAAGGTTCAAAAGACCCACAGCTGGAGAAGGTGGGAAAGGTCACTATTGATCAGTTGCGTACAATTGCACAAGAAAAGCTGCCAGACTTGAATTGCACAACTATAGAATCAGCAATGAGAATTATAGCAGGCACTGCAGCTAATATGGGGATCGACGTCGATCCTCCTGTTCTAGAACCGAAAAAGAAGGAAGTTCTTCTGTAG
- the LOC117628134 gene encoding subtilisin-like protease SBT3.9 has translation MDSKTRRDWICAKKNYSLVVLALCFLQHYLHVSIILVEATSEVHIVYLGEKKNDDPASTKKFHHQMLTTLLGSKEAAYRSIIYSYKHGFSGFAARLTESQAEAIAEFPGVVQVIRNRIHKLHTTRSWDFIGIHQHLSGNLLTKSMGKGTIIGLIDSGVWPESKSFNDEGMDPIPTHWKGICQQGEHFNSTNCNRKIIGARWFGKGAIEHFKNLNRTNTLMDFQSPRDGIGHGTHTASTAAGYFVKRANYRGLASGLARGGAPLAHLAIYKACWAFEGCTDADLLKAFDKAIHDGVDILSLSVGNVTPLFSYVDQRDSIAIGSFHATAKGITVVCSAGNDGPISQTIVNTAPWLITVAATTIDRVFPTAITLGNNHTLWGQSIDIEKHKHGFVGIIYSERIALDRTNDSAKDCQPGSLNATLASGKIVLCFSKSDQQDIQSASNTVQEAGGVGLIFAQFPNDGLASCDIPCIRVGYEVGTQILSYIRKARFPIAKLSDPKTVIGKWASPRVASFSARGPSSMTPEVLKPDIAAPGVDIIAAFRPRDTKHSNGYALLSGTSMACPHVAGIAALIKSAHPNWSPSAIKSALVTTASQTGTDGTSISAEGLTRKEADPFDIGGGHVDPNKAIDPGLIFDASTEDYIKFLCSLGYSIDSITRLTKTNINCITKTNGVNLNLPSITIPNLKRTATVTRTVTNVGHINSKYKALVQAPPGIKMTVEPQTLSFNITTQILPFKVIFFTTQKLHGDYKFGSLTWTDGEHLVRSPIAIRVIGFESYNDV, from the exons ATGGATTCCAAAACGAGAAGAGACTGGATATGTGCAAAAAAAAACTACTCTCTTGTGGTTCTtgctctttgttttcttcaacaCTATCTCCATGTCTCAATAATACTTGTTGAGGCCACAAGCGAA GTGCACATTGTATATttgggagagaaaaaaaatgatgatCCTGCATCGACAAAAAAGTTTCATCATCAAATGCTAACCACCTTGCTAGGAAG caAAGAAGCTGCATATAGATCCATTATATACAGCTATAAGCATGGCTTTTCTGGATTTGCTGCAAGGTTAACAGAATCTCAGGCAGAAGCAATTGCGG AGTTTCCTGGAGTTGTCCAAGTGATTCGAAATCGCATTCACAAGCTCCACACTACCAGAAGTTGGGATTTTATTGGGATCCATCAGCACTTATCGGGAAATCTTTTAACAAAGAGCATGGGCAAAGGAACTATCATTGGTTTAATAGATTCAG GTGTTTGGCCAGAGTCTAAAAGTTTTAATGATGAAGGCATGGATCCTATCCCAACACATTGGAAAGGAATTTGTCAGCAGGGAGAGCACTTTAACTCCACCAACTGCAACCGAAAAATTATTGGTGCTCGCTGGTTTGGAAAAGGCGCAATTGAACATTTTAAAAATCTTAACAGAACCAACACTCTGATGGACTTTCAGTCACCAAGGGATGGAATTGGACATGGCACTCATACAGCTTCCACAGCAGCTGGCTACTTTGTCAAGAGAGCCAACTACAGAGGACTAGCTTCAGGGTTAGCCAGAGGAGGAGCACCTCTTGCTCACTTAGCAATTTACAAGGCTTGCTGGGCCTTTGAAGGATGCACTGATGCTGATCTTCTAAAGGCATTTGACAAGGCCATTCATGATGGCGTGGACATCCTATCTCTTTCTGTAGGCAATGTGACTCCTTTGTTCTCTTACGTTGATCAGCGTGATTCAATTGCAATTGGTTCCTTCCATGCAACCGCAAAAGGGATTACAGTTGTTTGCTCAGCAGGAAATGATGGCCCTATCTCACAAACCATTGTGAACACTGCACCATGGCTCATAACTGTAGCAGCCACCACAATAGACAGGGTCTTCCCAACAGCCATTACACTTGGAAATAACCACACTCTTTGG GGCCAATCTATTGACATTGAAAAACATAAGCATGGATTTGTTGGCATCATATACTCCGAACGCATAGCTTTAGACCGGACAAATGATTCAGC CAAGGATTGTCAGCCTGGAAGTCTCAATGCAACATTAGCCTCAGGGAAAATAGTACTTTGTTTCTCAAAATCAGATCAGCAGGACATACAGTCTGCATCAAACACCGTGCAGGAAGCCGGAGGGGTTGGACTTATATTTGCGCAGTTTCCCAATGATGGGCTCGCGTCATGTGATATTCCATGCATCAGAGTAGGTTATGAAGTAGGGACACAAATACTTTCCTACATCAGAAAAGCACG GTTTCCAATTGCAAAGCTCAGTGACCCAAAAACTGTTATTGGGAAATGGGCCTCTCCTCGAGTTGCCTCTTTCTCAGCTAGAGGACCTAGTTCCATGACACCAGAAGTTCTGAAG CCTGACATAGCTGCACCGGGCGTAGACATCATAGCTGCATTTCGACCACGTGACACAAAACATAGCAACGGTTATGCGCTGCTATCAGGAACTTCAATGGCATGCCCTCATGTTGCAGGGATAGCAGCTCTCATCAAATCTGCACATCCAAATTGGTCTCCTTCAGCAATAAAATCAGCTCTAGTCACCACTG CTTCCCAGACTGGAACAGATGGAACAAGCATTTCAGCCGAAGGCCTAACCCGCAAGGAAGCTGACCCGTTTGACATAGGCGGTGGCCATGTTGATCCCAACAAGGCAATCGATCCCGGGCTCATTTTCGATGCTAGTACAGAAGATTACATCAAATTTCTCTGCTCCCTTGGTTACAGCATTGACTCAATTACCAGATTAACCAAGACCAATATAAACTGCATAACAAAAACCAATGGGGTGAACCTCAACCTCCCTTCCATCACAATTCCAAACCTCAAAAGGACAGCAACTGTGACAAGAACAGTGACAAATGTGGGGCACATAAACTCAAAGTACAAGGCATTGGTGCAGGCTCCTCCTGGCATAAAAATGACAGTTGAGCCTCAAACTTTAAGTTTCAATATAACCACTCAAATTCTTCCCTTCAAAGTCATCTTCTTCACAACTCAAAAGTTGCATGGAGATTACAAGTTTGGGAGCCTAACATGGACAGATGGAGAGCATCTTGTCAGGAGCCCCATAGCAATTCGTGTGATCGGATTTGAATCATATAATGATGTATGA
- the LOC117629401 gene encoding probable E3 ubiquitin-protein ligase XERICO, whose product MFCSTQLTFHPTFLLYLMGLPSVCIKMPKWSISFRTLLNLLQYFKVMVILALSHLGLLKPSEQITESATDSLEEHHHPNPNNYVLVLDRMCPSIVPVPIHVLTAYIKRRLPVVEFGQVLERYTKHASEDTVCYICLEYIEGSHEVREQCNCDHVFHRECLDSWVNQGQLTCPLCRAMLFSPKSERTSCRGNPWTMDRDAYLDRLDFIVR is encoded by the coding sequence ATGTTTTGTTCAACACAACTCACGTTCCATCCCACTTTCCTTCTGTATCTCATGGGGCTCCCTAGTGTCTGTATAAAGATGCCGAAATGGAGCATAAGCTTCAGGACACTTCTAAACCTGCTTCAGTATTTCAAGGTCATGGTGATACTGGCACTTAGCCATCTGGGTCTGCTCAAGCCTTCAGAACAGATAACTGAGTCAGCTACTGATTCGCTGGAAGAACATCATCATCCGAATCCAAACAATTACGTTCTTGTGTTGGATCGTATGTGCCCGTCGATAGTCCCCGTCCCAATTCATGTTCTAACTGCATATATCAAGAGGAGGCTTCCAGTAGTGGAGTTTGGTCAAGTTCTTGAGAGATACACAAAGCATGCAAGTGAGGACACAGTATGCTATATATGCTTGGAGTACATAGAGGGAAGCCATGAGGTGAGGGAACAGTGCAACTGTGATCATGTGTTTCATAGGGAGTGTCTAGATAGTTGGGTTAACCAGGGCCAGCTGACATGCCCTTTGTGCAGAGCTATGTTGTTTTCGCCCAAGAGCGAAAGAACGAGCTGCAGAGGAAATCCATGGACAATGGATAGGGATGCTTACTTGGATAGGTTAGATTTCATTGTGAGATGA
- the LOC117629402 gene encoding histone H4 gives MSGRGKGGKGLGKGGAKRHRKVLRDNIQGITKPAIRRLARRGGVKRISGLIYEETRGVLKIFLENVIRDAVTYTEHARRKTVTAMDVVYALKRQGRTLYGFGG, from the coding sequence ATGTCAGGGAGAGGAAAGGGAGGAAAGGGGTTGGGAAAGGGTGGGGCAAAGAGGCACAGGAAGGTGCTGAGGGATAACATCCAAGGCATCACCAAGCCCGCCATTCGAAGACTTGCTCGTAGAGGCGGAGTGAAGCGCATCAGCGGCCTCATCTACGAAGAAACCAGAGGGGTTCTCAAGATCTTCTTGGAGAATGTGATTCGCGATGCTGTGACTTACACTGAGCACGCCAGGAGGAAGACGGTGACTGCCATGGATGTGGTCTATGCTCTCAAGAGGCAGGGGCGAACCCTCTATGGTTTCGGAGGTTAA